From Vitis vinifera cultivar Pinot Noir 40024 chromosome 14, ASM3070453v1, a single genomic window includes:
- the LOC100253581 gene encoding uncharacterized protein LOC100253581, with translation MAQRLFSRLSLLQSLCRIPKPRLEPRLEALSDSITSRNGVNLWVSHNLQVSRSYARGERKYYDLFGNVKPGDAEFKKAWEKGMDEESCIWTGSEDESDDEKGQGPLKEEIRRVKQEANEHSDLIDADDSDELRSVWSGSDEEKTLWTGSEGDDDDDIPTEAYPNEKSDAYLDKLFEFEEPPKHRTILELLKAENEPEEMSPGKQARKIAVENALKKLKKGPDGRYTNVWEVMSDLDILIGAFENIASGPEYAELRQGGPKKLNIQFFKDIQARMRDPNYKFSPELKLKPKSKLVSRKKWQKAQSRRRKAQKR, from the exons ATGGCACAAAGGCTGTTCTCACGCCTTTCGCTCCTCCAATCCCTCTGTAGAATCCCTAAACCCCGTTTGGAGCCAAG ATTAGAGGCTCTTTCTGACTCAATTACTTCAAGGAATGGAGTCAATCTATGGGTTTCCCACAATTTACAAG TGTCACGGTCATATGCCCGTGGAGAACGTAAATATTATGATCTCTTTGGCAATGTAAAACCTGGGGATGCGGAATTCAAGAAAGCCTGGGAGAAAGGAATGGATGAAGAGTCTTGTATATGGACAGGAAGTGAAGATGAAAGTGATGATGAAAAAGGCCAAGGTCCTCTTAAAGAAGAGATCAGAAGAGTAAAGCAAGAAGCAAATGAGCATTCAGACCTCATTGATGCTGATGACAGTGATGAATTAAGAAGTGTATGGTCGGGAAGTGATGAGGAGAAGACACTTTGGACTGGTAGTGAAGGTGATGATGACGATGATATTCCTACAGAAGCCTACCCAAATGAGAAGAGTGATGCATATCTAGATAAATTATTCGAGTTTGAGGAACCACCTAAGCATCGAACCATTTTAGAACTATTGAAAGCTGAAAATGAACCAGAGGAGATGTCCCCAGGAAAGCAAGCTAGGAAAATTGCAGTTGAGAATGCTctgaaaaaattgaagaaaggaCCAGATGGACGATACACCAATGTGTGGGAGGTCATGAGTGATCTTGACATCCTAATAGGAGCATTTGAAAATATTGCGTCAGGGCCAGAATATGCGGAGCTGAGACAGGGTGGGcctaagaaattaaatattcaattcTTCAAGGATATACAAGCACGTATGAGAGATCCAAATTACAAGTTTTCACCTGAGTTAAAGTTGAAACCTAAGAGCAAATTGGTTTCAAGAAAGAAATGGCAAAAAGCCCAGTCTAGACGGAGGAAAGCGCAGAAGCGCTAG